GGATCGGAACTCGGAGTACTTCTTCTACCAAACGCTGATTGGGGCGTGGCCTCTGTCGCTGGAACGGGCGAAGCAGTACATGCAAAAGGCGATGCGGGAGGCGAAGCAGAAGACCTCATGGGTGGCGAACAACCAGGAGTTCGAGGACGCGCTCAACAAATTCATGGAGAGCGTGCTGGACGACATGGTGTTTATGCGGGCGATGGAGAGCTTCGTCACAGGGATCAACCGGGCGGGACGGATGAACTCGCTGACGCAGACGCTGCTGAAGTACACGTCGCCTGGGGTTCCGGACCTGTATCAGGGATCGGAGATCTGGGATCACAGCCTCGTGGATCCGGATAACCGGAGACCGGTGGATTATGACCTGAGGCGGAAGCTGTTGAAGGAGATTCCCTTGCTCACGCCAAGGGAGATCATGGACCGGATGGAGGATGGGCTGCCGAAGATGGCGCTAATCCGGGGTGCGCTGCACCTGCGACGTGAGAAGCCGGAGTGGTTTGGACCGGAAGCGGAATATGTCGCGCTGACGGCGACCGGGCCGAAGGCAGATCATGCGATTGCGTATCGGCGTGGCGGGAGGGTGGTGACGGTGGCTCCGAGGTTGACGGTGAGTCTTGGGAACTGGGATGGGACGACCGTAACGCTGCCGAAGGGCGATTGGCGGAACCGGGTTACAGGGGAGATTCTTGCCGGGGGTGAGGTTCCGATCGAGCAGCTCCTGCATCAGTTTCCTGTAGCTTTACTTACTTTGGAGGGCCTGGACGTGGCAGGCGGACAGGAGCAGAAGAAGCATGCATGAGTTCAAAGTGTGGGCACCCAAGCCGAAGAAGATCGCGGTAAAGATGGCCGATCAGACGGTGGAGATGGTTGGACCGGACGCGAAAGGGTGGTGGAAGGCGAAGGTGCAGATGGCGGGTAACGGGACCGACTACGGGTTCCTGCTCGACGACGACACGACGCCGTACCCGGATCCGCGGAGCCTGTGGCAGCCGCATGGGGTGCATGGGACCTCGCGAGTCTATGACCAGCATGCCTTTGCGTGGAAGGATAGGGACTGGTACGGGCCCCCATTCGGGGGCGCAATTTTGTACGAGTTGCATATCGGGACGTTTACCGAGGGCGGGACGTTCGATGCGGCGATTGAAAGGCTCGGATACCTGAGGGACCTCGGGGTGACGCACATCGAGATCATGCCGGTGAACTCGTTTCCCGGGGCGCAGGGTTGGGGCTACGACGGGGTTGCGCTATACGCGGTGCAGGATAATTATGGCGGGCCGGATGGGCTGAAGCGGTTTGTCGACGCGGCACATGCGACGGGGTTGGCGGTGATCCTGGACGTGGTCTACAACCACTTTGGGCCTACGGGGAATTACACCGGGAAGTTTGGCCCATACGTGACGGATCGGCACCGGACGCCATGGGGCGACGCGGTCAATTTCGAAGAGGCGGGCAGCGACGAGGTGCGGCGCTTCTTCTGCGATAACGCTCTGATGTGGATGCGGGATTACCACATCGACGGTCTGCGGCTGGATGCAATTCACGAGTTCATGGACCGGTCGGCGGTGCACTTCCTGGAACAGCTTTCGGCAGAGGTCGAGACGCTTGGGGCGACACTGCAGCGGAAGCTGATCCTGATCGCGGAAAGCGATTTGAACGATCCGAAGATCGTGAAGCCGATCGAGGCTGGCGGCTTCGGAATCGATGCGCAATGGAGCGATGACTTTCACCATGCGCTGTTCACGCTGATGCATATGGAGCCGGAGGGTGCCGGGTACTACAGCGACTTCGGATCGTTCGAGAAGCTGGTGAAGGCGCTTACGCGGATCTTCGTATTCGATGGCGGGTACTCACGGTATCGGAACCGTTCCCACGGGCGACCAGTGGACGGGCTTTCGGCGCATCACTTCATCAGCTTTATTCAGAATCACGATCAGATTGGGAACCGTGCGAAGGGCGAACGGCTTGAGCATCTCGTCGGAATGAAGCGGGCGAAGATGGCGGCGGGGCTTTTACTGACGGCTCCATTTATCCCGATGCTGTTCCAGGGGGAAGAGTTTGCGGCTTCGACACCGTATCTCTACTTTGCCGATCATGAAGACGAGGTGATGGCGAAGGCGGTCTCCGAAGGGCGCAAGAAGGAGTTCGCAGCGTTCGGGTTCGCCAATGAGGAGATCGCGGATCCGGAGAAGGTGGAGACGTTCCAGAGGTCGAAGCTGGACTGGAGCGAGGTGCATGAGGGCAAGCACGCGGAGATGCTGGAGTGGTTCTGCGCGCTGATCAAGCTGCGGAGGCATTCTCAGTCTCTGAACGATGGTGACAAGAACCATGTCGAAATCCGGTACAGCGAGGAGAAGCGCTGGCTGGAGATGCGACGCGGGCTGATCGCGGTGATCTGCAACCTGGGGAACGAGCCGGCAACGTTTGGCGCGATGGAAGACGCGCGCGTGGTGCTGAGCACGATCGAGGGCCTTTGTACGGTGGATGGGAAGGTAGAAGTCGCTGCCGATGGATTCGCCATCCTCTCGGCTGAGTACGAGTCGATCGACTAGGGCGGAAGGCCTAAGCGCCTGAATTTCAAGATTGGGACGGGTGGTTTTCCGTCCGAATTTTGCTTGGGCGAGAAACTTTTAGGTGTCTGGTTCGTATCACTTGCAGGCTCGGCAGAGTATGACCGCCGCGAGTTGCCTGCATCTTGAACGGTTTATCCGTCGTCTGTACGTTCCGAGGAATACAACATGTTGCCCGTGTGCCACGACACTCTCCCTGCGCCTGCTCTCTATGCCTCTACGGAACGGGTTAGCTGCTTTTCCTTCCTTCCTTCTCTCCTGCTGGGTGCGGCACTTCTATCGCCGGGAGCGTTTCTGGCCTCGGCTCGAGCGCAGACCCCTGCCGCTGCACCGGCGGCCACAGCGAGCTCTCAGCGTGGGACGGTAAAGGCTGTTACGGGAAGCAGCCTGACGCTTTCGACCGACGCAGGCAAAGATGTTGCAGTGACGCTATCCGATAAGGTGCGGGTTCTGCAGGTTGCGCCCGGAAGCAAAGATCTTAAGGATGCGACCACGATTCAGGTGACGGATGTCGCGGTTGGGGACAAGGTTCTGGTGACGGGTAAGGCCGGCGACACTCCGGATACAATGACGGTGTCGCGTGTGATCGTCATGAAGTCGACCGATATCGCGGAGAAGCATGCGGCGGAACAGGCGGACTGGCAGAAGCGCGGGTCGGGTGGATTGGTGAGCGCGGTGGATGCGGGGACCGGGACGATCACCGTTTCGAACGGCGCGAAGAAGACGCAGGTGATGACGAGCGGCACCACGGTATTTCGCCGGTACGCCGGCGACTCGGTGAAGTTTGAAGACGCGCAGCTTGGCACCATGGCGCAAGTCCAGCCGGGCGACCAGGTGAGAGTGCGGGGCGCAAAATCCGAAGATGGGACGTCGATCCAGGCAGAAGAGGTTGTAAGCGGAAGCTTCCGCAACATTGCAGGGACGGTAGCGTCGATCGACGGTGCGGCTGGGACCGTGACGATCAAGGACCTGGCGACGAAGAGGACGGTCGTCGTGAAGGTCACGGCCAACTCCGAGGTGAAGAAGCTTCCGCCGGAGGCCGCCGCTCGGTTTGCAGCACGGGCGAAGGCCGCAGGCGCCGGTGGCGATGCCAAGCCCGGCGGTGCAGCTCCAGCTTCGGCTTCGGCGGGTGCACCGTCGGGTGCGGGCGGAGAGGGCGGGCGGCGTCCGGGCGGCGAGGACGGACCGGGCAGCTCTGGCGGTGGACGCTCCGCCGGGATGGATCTTTCGCAGATGCTGGCGCGTCTTCCTGATGGGAAGCTGGCGGACCTGAAAGCGGGCGATGCCGTGATGATCGTCGCCTCGCAGACACAGCCGGGAGCCGGTTCGGTGACGGCGGTGACAATGTTGTCTGGGGTTGAGCCGATTCTTGCGGCGACTCCGAGCGGAAGCCCGGCGATGACACTCTCGCCTTGGAGCATGGGCGGTGCGCCGGAAGGCGGCGGCGGTGGTGGTGGCGGGCGGTAACGGCGGTTCAGCCGCACTTAACCGGCGGCATGCAGACTTTTAGACACTTTGACGATTTTTCAGGAGATTGGATGTCCTTTCGATTGCGCGCGACCCTTATGCTTTGCCTTCTAATGATCCTGGCGCCGTTTCTCGCGCCTCCCGGCGCGAACGCCCAACAGACTGGCGCGACCGTACACGGGAACGTGGTCGATCCAGACGATGCGTTGATTCCGGGAGCGGTCGTGACCCTGACGCCGACCAGCGGCAAAGCGCTGACGTCGACGTCACAGAGCGACGGCACCTATACGTTCAAGGCGGTTCCGGCGGGGACGTATTCGCTGACGGTGACGGCGACGGGTTTCGGCACCTTTGCCAAGCTCGGGCTACGGATTTCGGCAGGCCAAGCATTGACGCAGGACATCAAGATGACCCTGCAGGAACAGTCGCAGGTAGTGCAGGTGACGGCAAATACCGCGCAGGTGTCGGTCGATGCGGACTCGAATGCGAGTTCGACGACGATTAAGGGCAAGGATCTGGAAGCGCTGTCGGACGATCCGGATGAACTGTCTTCCGAGTTGACGGCGCTGGCTGGTCCCGCGGCGGGACCGAATGGCGGTCAGATTTACGTGGACGGATTCACGGGTGGGCAGCTTCCACCGAAGTCGTCAATTCGCGAGATTCGAGTGAACCAGAATCCGTTCTCGGCACAGTACGACAAGATCGGCTTCGGCAGGGTTGAGGTGTTCACCAAGCCGGGTACGGATAAGTTTCACGGGAACGCGAGCATCCAGGGCAACGACAACAATTTCAACACGTCGAACCCGTTCCTTGGAGCGACGAACGTGGCGAGTCCGTATCACACGATCTTCTTTCTTGGGTCGCTGACGGGACCGGTGAGTCATAAGGCTTCGTTCACGCTCTCGGGCTCGCGGCGTCAGATCCAGGACAACGCGATCGTGAATCCGACGAGCTTCTATGCCTCTTCCGCGACATCGACGACGCTTTGCAATCCGGGCGATCTGACCTGCTCAGCGATTCCAACTGGATATCCAACAACGGCGCGCGCGATCTTTCAACCGAAGACGCGTTGGGA
This genomic window from Granulicella sibirica contains:
- the treZ gene encoding malto-oligosyltrehalose trehalohydrolase, producing the protein MHEFKVWAPKPKKIAVKMADQTVEMVGPDAKGWWKAKVQMAGNGTDYGFLLDDDTTPYPDPRSLWQPHGVHGTSRVYDQHAFAWKDRDWYGPPFGGAILYELHIGTFTEGGTFDAAIERLGYLRDLGVTHIEIMPVNSFPGAQGWGYDGVALYAVQDNYGGPDGLKRFVDAAHATGLAVILDVVYNHFGPTGNYTGKFGPYVTDRHRTPWGDAVNFEEAGSDEVRRFFCDNALMWMRDYHIDGLRLDAIHEFMDRSAVHFLEQLSAEVETLGATLQRKLILIAESDLNDPKIVKPIEAGGFGIDAQWSDDFHHALFTLMHMEPEGAGYYSDFGSFEKLVKALTRIFVFDGGYSRYRNRSHGRPVDGLSAHHFISFIQNHDQIGNRAKGERLEHLVGMKRAKMAAGLLLTAPFIPMLFQGEEFAASTPYLYFADHEDEVMAKAVSEGRKKEFAAFGFANEEIADPEKVETFQRSKLDWSEVHEGKHAEMLEWFCALIKLRRHSQSLNDGDKNHVEIRYSEEKRWLEMRRGLIAVICNLGNEPATFGAMEDARVVLSTIEGLCTVDGKVEVAADGFAILSAEYESID
- a CDS encoding copper-binding protein, which encodes MLPVCHDTLPAPALYASTERVSCFSFLPSLLLGAALLSPGAFLASARAQTPAAAPAATASSQRGTVKAVTGSSLTLSTDAGKDVAVTLSDKVRVLQVAPGSKDLKDATTIQVTDVAVGDKVLVTGKAGDTPDTMTVSRVIVMKSTDIAEKHAAEQADWQKRGSGGLVSAVDAGTGTITVSNGAKKTQVMTSGTTVFRRYAGDSVKFEDAQLGTMAQVQPGDQVRVRGAKSEDGTSIQAEEVVSGSFRNIAGTVASIDGAAGTVTIKDLATKRTVVVKVTANSEVKKLPPEAAARFAARAKAAGAGGDAKPGGAAPASASAGAPSGAGGEGGRRPGGEDGPGSSGGGRSAGMDLSQMLARLPDGKLADLKAGDAVMIVASQTQPGAGSVTAVTMLSGVEPILAATPSGSPAMTLSPWSMGGAPEGGGGGGGGR